A window of the Streptobacillus canis genome harbors these coding sequences:
- a CDS encoding ABC transporter substrate-binding protein → MKKLLMSILFGAFLFSCGGSTESAPKTEEKLVFYAGLQEDHAALIAEQFTAETGIPTEFVRMSSGETLARLKAEKNNMVASVWYGGPVDGIIAADAEGLIEPYVSPTSEEILDQFKSGDGRWTGIYVGYLGFVGNKKILEEKGLEMPKSWADLLDPKFKGEVVVAHPGSSGTAYTMLASLVQLMGEEQAMAYFKQLDGQIRQYTKSGTAPGRMVGTGEVALGITFLHDAIKYQKEGYSDIIISAPSEGTGYEIGAVALLKDAPNSEAAKKFIDWVLTKEVQELGKTVGSFQFLTNKNAQNPEEAEPIKDTKLINYDFEWAGKNRKDLVEKYTKETSSTIPEK, encoded by the coding sequence ATGAAAAAATTATTAATGAGTATCCTTTTTGGAGCTTTTTTATTTTCTTGTGGAGGAAGCACAGAATCTGCTCCTAAAACAGAAGAAAAATTAGTATTCTACGCAGGATTACAAGAAGATCACGCTGCATTAATTGCTGAGCAATTTACTGCAGAAACAGGAATACCTACAGAATTCGTAAGAATGAGTAGTGGAGAAACTTTAGCAAGATTAAAAGCTGAAAAAAATAACATGGTTGCTTCAGTTTGGTATGGTGGACCAGTTGATGGTATCATCGCTGCTGATGCAGAAGGTTTAATTGAGCCTTACGTATCACCAACATCTGAAGAAATCTTAGACCAATTCAAATCAGGTGACGGAAGATGGACAGGAATCTACGTTGGATACTTAGGATTTGTTGGAAACAAAAAAATCTTAGAAGAAAAAGGATTAGAAATGCCTAAATCTTGGGCAGATTTATTAGACCCTAAATTCAAAGGTGAAGTTGTTGTTGCTCACCCAGGATCATCTGGAACTGCATATACTATGCTTGCATCATTAGTACAATTAATGGGTGAAGAACAAGCAATGGCTTACTTCAAACAATTAGACGGACAAATTAGACAATATACTAAATCAGGAACAGCTCCAGGAAGAATGGTTGGAACTGGTGAAGTTGCTTTAGGAATTACTTTCTTACATGATGCTATTAAATATCAAAAAGAAGGATATTCTGATATAATAATTTCAGCTCCAAGTGAAGGAACAGGATATGAGATAGGAGCTGTTGCTTTACTAAAAGATGCACCTAATAGTGAAGCTGCTAAGAAATTTATTGATTGGGTATTAACTAAAGAAGTGCAAGAATTAGGTAAAACAGTTGGATCATTCCAATTCTTAACTAACAAAAATGCACAAAATCCTGAAGAAGCAGAACCAATTAAAGATACTAAATTAATAAATTATGACTTTGAATGGGCTGGAAAAAACAGAAAAGATTTAGTAGAAAAATATACTAAAGAAACTAGTTCAACAATACCAGAAAAATAA
- a CDS encoding ATP-binding cassette domain-containing protein, with protein sequence MNLRNINKKIGNFTLNVDLELKKGEIFGLIGKSGSGKSTILKIIQGLIKPDSGEVLMDENVEMAAVFQSFNLLNNKDVYSNVELPLILKKQKDLSKVDKVLNYVGLLNKKNEYISSLSGGQNQRVAIARALVSNPDLLLCDEVTASLDKINKNEIISLFKKINVDYGTTILFVTHELDIAKKICDRVAVIENGKILEIFEVNKDLEDDKELTYLEYAKEVLK encoded by the coding sequence ATGAATTTGAGGAATATTAACAAGAAAATTGGAAATTTTACATTAAATGTAGATTTAGAACTAAAAAAAGGTGAAATTTTTGGACTTATCGGCAAATCAGGTAGTGGTAAATCAACTATTTTAAAAATTATACAAGGATTAATTAAACCTGATAGTGGAGAAGTATTGATGGATGAAAATGTTGAAATGGCTGCAGTATTTCAATCATTTAATCTATTAAATAATAAAGATGTTTATTCAAATGTAGAACTACCTTTAATATTGAAAAAGCAAAAAGATTTATCAAAGGTTGATAAAGTATTAAATTATGTAGGATTACTAAATAAAAAAAATGAATATATTTCATCTTTAAGTGGTGGACAAAATCAAAGAGTTGCTATTGCAAGAGCTTTAGTTTCAAACCCAGATTTACTACTTTGTGATGAAGTTACAGCATCCCTTGATAAGATAAACAAAAATGAAATTATTTCACTATTTAAAAAAATAAATGTAGATTATGGCACTACTATATTATTTGTAACTCATGAGTTAGATATTGCTAAAAAAATATGTGATAGAGTGGCAGTAATAGAAAATGGAAAAATTTTAGAAATATTTGAAGTAAATAAGGACTTAGAAGATGATAAAGAACTTACTTATCTAGAATATGCAAAAGAGGTGCTAAAATAA
- a CDS encoding methionine ABC transporter permease, whose product MDYYTIELLTAIKDTFIMVLIPTIFAILIGIPLGSLLYLTKKDGLKENMYIYLPINIYINVVRSFPFLILVIVLIPLTRLVFGTAFGLLPASFPICFVAVALYARFVEQSFHDVDLGIIDAALSMKATSFQLVWHFLLVEARSSLVLGLTSSIISFISYSTVMGIVGGGGIGDYAIRYGYQEYNYPLVYKVVSIMIVIVFAIQIIGNYISKNLDKRRRDS is encoded by the coding sequence ATGGATTATTATACAATAGAATTATTAACAGCAATTAAAGATACATTTATTATGGTTCTAATTCCAACTATCTTTGCAATATTAATTGGGATACCTTTAGGTTCATTACTTTATTTAACTAAAAAGGATGGATTAAAAGAGAATATGTATATATATCTACCTATTAATATATATATTAATGTGGTAAGAAGTTTTCCTTTTTTAATCTTGGTTATTGTTTTAATACCGCTTACAAGATTAGTTTTTGGAACAGCGTTTGGATTATTACCAGCTAGTTTTCCTATATGTTTTGTAGCTGTAGCACTTTATGCAAGATTTGTTGAGCAATCATTTCATGATGTAGATCTAGGAATAATAGATGCAGCATTATCAATGAAGGCAACAAGTTTTCAACTAGTATGGCATTTCCTATTAGTAGAAGCTAGAAGTTCATTAGTTTTAGGATTAACTTCAAGTATAATTAGCTTCATTTCTTACTCTACTGTAATGGGTATAGTAGGAGGAGGAGGTATAGGAGATTATGCTATTAGATATGGTTATCAAGAATACAATTATCCTTTAGTATATAAGGTAGTATCAATAATGATAGTAATTGTATTTGCAATACAAATTATAGGGAACTATATATCAAAAAATTTAGACAAAAGAAGGAGAGATTCTTAA
- a CDS encoding MetQ/NlpA family ABC transporter substrate-binding protein → MLKKLLLFFTLVFTTLTFSNDKVIKVAAAGYPMNEIVKIAAEDLKKQGYDVQITLLTDYVTANVGLNAKDFDANFHQHEPFMQVFNQRNNGTLVKVQPIYDVHIGFYSKKIKNKKDIPDGARIAIPSDPTNQDRALRILEKEGLIKLGKNTGLNSINYIVENKKGLKITPVGIPSLVQAYQEFDLAFNWPSHMLKIGVHVKDALFLEKDSKGRFAVMLAAREDNKNSKKIKDLAKAMTSKKVKDFLLKNYKDEGYPMF, encoded by the coding sequence ATGTTAAAAAAATTATTATTATTTTTCACACTAGTGTTTACTACTTTAACTTTCTCTAATGATAAAGTTATTAAGGTTGCTGCTGCAGGTTATCCAATGAATGAAATAGTTAAAATTGCTGCAGAAGATTTAAAGAAACAAGGTTACGATGTACAAATTACATTACTTACAGATTATGTTACTGCTAATGTTGGATTAAATGCAAAAGATTTTGATGCAAACTTCCACCAACATGAGCCATTTATGCAAGTATTCAACCAAAGAAATAATGGGACTTTAGTAAAAGTTCAACCTATTTATGATGTACATATTGGTTTCTATTCTAAAAAAATAAAAAATAAGAAAGATATACCTGATGGAGCAAGAATTGCAATTCCAAGTGATCCAACTAATCAAGATAGAGCGTTAAGAATATTAGAAAAAGAAGGATTAATAAAATTAGGTAAAAATACAGGGTTAAATAGTATAAATTATATAGTAGAAAATAAAAAAGGATTAAAAATTACTCCTGTTGGAATACCATCACTTGTACAAGCTTATCAAGAATTTGATTTAGCTTTTAACTGGCCATCACATATGTTAAAAATAGGGGTACATGTTAAAGATGCACTATTCTTAGAAAAAGACTCTAAAGGAAGATTTGCAGTAATGTTAGCTGCAAGAGAAGATAATAAAAATAGTAAAAAAATTAAAGATTTAGCAAAAGCTATGACTTCTAAAAAAGTTAAGGACTTTTTATTGAAGAATTATAAAGATGAAGGTTATCCAATGTTTTAA
- the rpmB gene encoding 50S ribosomal protein L28: MQICEVFGKKVGHGNLVSHSNRATKRIWRPNLQTMKLMVDGKEVKVRVSTKAMKTLKGKNEDQVKKILLENKDNLSSRLSKILFSAN, from the coding sequence ATGCAAATTTGTGAAGTATTTGGGAAAAAAGTAGGTCATGGAAACTTAGTAAGTCACTCAAATAGAGCAACTAAAAGAATTTGGAGACCTAATCTTCAAACTATGAAATTAATGGTTGATGGTAAAGAAGTTAAAGTTAGAGTAAGTACAAAAGCTATGAAAACATTAAAAGGTAAAAATGAAGATCAAGTGAAGAAAATATTACTTGAAAATAAAGATAACTTAAGCTCTAGACTTTCAAAAATCTTATTTTCAGCAAATTAA
- a CDS encoding transposase, producing MASKMIKEDVRFFYNVGDNDVNNPKGIINLARVPIAEYKIIDINLNKNILTFMFNDLANNKEITYKTLSIQDFVTKLLFHLPYKHFKMIKSSFSF from the coding sequence ATGGCTTCTAAAATGATTAAAGAAGATGTTAGATTCTTCTATAATGTTGGTGATAATGATGTTAATAACCCTAAAGGTATTATTAATTTAGCTAGAGTTCCTATTGCTGAGTATAAAATTATTGATATTAATCTTAATAAAAATATTCTCACTTTTATGTTTAATGATTTAGCTAATAATAAAGAAATTACTTATAAGACTTTATCTATTCAAGATTTTGTTACTAAATTACTTTTTCATTTACCTTATAAACATTTTAAGATGATTAAAAGTTCCTTCTCTTTTTAG